The Negativicoccus succinicivorans genome includes a window with the following:
- a CDS encoding N-acetylmuramoyl-L-alanine amidase family protein produces the protein MKVFINPGHAPNGVPDPGAVNPVTGDRECDYALTCGEQLRDYLIAAGCKAAMLQSDSLSEICETSNAWEADVFVSIHCNSFNTMARGTETLYKSESGKVLAECIQSQIINSIDTLDRGIKERDRLWVLNATNAPAVLVELAFIDNANDLELLKTQLNAFSAAIARGVTDYARR, from the coding sequence ATGAAGGTATTTATTAATCCGGGTCACGCTCCGAATGGCGTGCCGGATCCGGGGGCGGTCAATCCGGTAACGGGGGATCGTGAATGTGATTATGCTTTAACTTGCGGCGAACAGTTGAGGGACTATCTCATTGCCGCCGGTTGCAAGGCTGCTATGCTCCAGTCCGACAGTTTGAGCGAAATATGCGAAACTTCGAACGCGTGGGAAGCTGACGTTTTTGTGTCTATCCACTGTAACTCATTCAACACGATGGCGAGAGGCACAGAGACGCTTTATAAGTCGGAATCGGGAAAAGTATTAGCCGAATGTATTCAATCTCAGATTATTAATTCGATTGATACGCTTGACCGTGGAATTAAGGAGCGAGACCGTCTCTGGGTACTCAATGCTACCAATGCGCCAGCCGTATTAGTTGAATTAGCGTTCATCGACAACGCAAATGACCTTGAATTGCTGAAAACGCAGTTAA